The window GCGTGCGGCCGAAGATACCGTGGATGATTTCATGGGCCGCCTTGCGGTCGTACCCATGGTGCTTGAGGCGCGTGGGCTGGATGTGACACCCGGCATGATCAAAATCTTCAAGCAGGCCAAAGAGGATCAGGCAGTTGCCGCTTTGGAAACGATCTACGCCGAAGAAGTGCATCATGTGGCCTACGGGTCCAAGTGGTTCCATTTCCTGTGCGGCCGCCATGACATCGACCCGACCCAAAAATTTCACGCCCTCGTTCGGCAATATTTTCACGGCCAACTGAAGCCGCCGTTCAATGAAGAAAAGCGGGCCGAAGCAGGAATTCCACCTGATTTTTACTGGCCTTTGGCTGAAAGTAGTTAAGCTGCGCAGGACAAGCCGCTGAAATAGGCGGATTTCTGCCCATATGACGTAGAAACTGGCGACTCTACGTCACGAACGGCCACAAGGGTTGCCCGATGCTCCCGTGAAAGTTATTGCACTTTTGTTAACAGATTTGTGAGGGACACACAGATCTGTAACGGGACCAAAGGGATTTAGTGAACGTGCGTACAAAACTCGCGATTAAGACCGATGCTTTTCTGGAGAAATACTTTCCTGAACGCCGGGTATTCTTGAAATCAGATAGTGACACGCGGTTCATCCGTCTGCGACCTGCAACACAACTGATAGCGCTCGCCGGCTCATCGGCCTTGGTAGCCTGGGCCATTGTTGCAACAGCCATCATCCTGATGGACAGCATCGGCTCCGGTAACTTTCGCGAACAAGCAAAACGCGATCAACGCACGTATCAAGCGCGCCTGAACGATCTGAGCTCACAGCGTGACACCCGCGCCGAAGAGGCCCTTGCAGCGCAAGAGCGTTTCAACGCCGCCCTCGCCCAGATTTCCGTCATGCAATCCGAGTTGCTGACGTCGGAGACACGCCGCCGCGAGCTCGAAACCGGCATCGACGTGATCCAGTCCACCCTGCGCGACACGATGCAGGACCGCGAAGCAGCGCGCAGCCAAGTTGCACAACTGCAATCCGATAACGGCGAATCCATTCAGGTTGCCGCCAGCACTGCCCCGATGGATTTTCTGGCCGATGCGCTGGCCCGTACCGCACAAGAGCGTGACAAGGTCATTGAGGATTCACAAGAAGCGCTGCTGATCGCTGATGAGCTGAACCAGAAGATCGCGACCATGCAGGAGCAGAACGACACGATTTTCCGCCAGCTTGAAGAAGCCATGACTGTTTCGGTCGCGCCGCTGGATCGTATGTTCCGCGCAGCCGGAATGCCAACCGACCGTATCCTTGAGACTGTGCGTCGCGGATATTCCGGTCAGGGCGGCCCGCTTACCCCCCTTAGCTTTACCACCCGTGGCGAAAAGCCAACCGCAGATACGCTGCGCGCAAACCGCCTGATCAACCAGCTTGATCGCCTCAATCTTTACCGTCTCGCCGCGTCAAAAGCACCGTTTGCGAATCCCGTACAAGATTCGTTCCGCTTTACATCCCAGTTCGGCTTCCGCCGCGATCCGAAAACAGGCGGCCGCCGCATGCACTCCGGTGTTGATTTCGCAGCACGTACAGGCACACCACTATATGCTACGGCAGACGGTGTTGTGACCCATGCTGGCTGGAGCTCTGGATATGGTCGTCTGGTGAAAATCCAGCACGAATTCGGCATCGAAACGCGCTATGCACATCAATCCAAAATCCGCGTGAAGGTTGGTCAAAGAGTATCGCGCGGCGATCGGATCGGTGATATGGGTGCTACAGGACGGGTAACCGGCGTCCACTTGCATTACGAAGTGCGCGTGGGCGGAAAGGCCGTCAATCCAATGATCTATATCAAGGCAGCAAACGATGTTTTCTAAGAGCAAAATCAACGATCCGGCCCCAAGCGGTGCTGAACCACAAAAACCCGCAGTGCCGACTTCTTCGGCTGCTCCTTCCGCGCCGCCTCAGAAGCAGAACGAGTTCAAGGCAAGCGCCCCTAAAGCAAAGCCGCCCGCCTCTGTTCTGTCTGCCGATCTGCATGTGACCGGCAACATGAAAACAACCGGCGACATTCAGGTTGAAGGTACGGTTGAAGGCGACATTCGCGCGCATCTTCTGACCATCGGTGAGACAGCAACGATCAAAGGCGAAGTGATTGCCGATGACGTTGTCATCAACGGCCGTATCGTTGGCCGTGTCCGCGGCCTGAAGGTACGCCTGACGTCCACAGCACGTGTTGAGGGTGACATCATCCACAAGACCATCGCAATCGAAAGCGGTGCGCATTTTGAAGGTTCCGTGCAGCGTCAGGATGACCCGCTGAACCCGGGTGCAAAATCCGCACCTGCGCAAAAGGCGAACCCCGCTTCCTAAGGGATCGGTCTTTTCGACTAATACCTGAACGCCGTGAGCATCGCTCGCGGCGTTTTTCTTTGTGGCAATGGTGGGTGATTCTTAGGCCGCATCCGTCGGCTTGGGGTATAATATAGAAAAAATCCAAAGCCTCCGCCCTGCAGATTCACACTACTGATCAAGGCCATAAACCATCGACTAGGCCAGAACTATTCTTTTGGACATAGGGCTAAACCAATGCAGACCGATCTATCCGTATTTGGGTCTGACGTAGCGTCACAAAATTCTGCACAGTGGACTCAGGACATCAAATCTTGGAGAAATAAAATGACACTTGCAGAAAAAGCCCGCAACGGACGCCGCATCGCACTTGAAGCCATGGCGGAAGCAAGAGCCAACAAAAAACACGCCCTTCAGGTCATGAAGTTCAGAAGCGTTCGCCCTCTTGTTTTGCGTCACCGTGTCGAGAACATCTTCAACTTCAACGAGATTGCCTCCGAGCGCCGCCAAATGATGCCACTCCAGATCGCCTCGTAAATCTGGTTTCCAGCGTCGTCCTGTCACAGGTTCTGTTGCAGGTCAAAACCGACAAGAGCACTATCCCCGAGGGATGCGGAGCATCAAAATAAATGTGCCAATCAGTCTGAACACGCTGCATCGGCATAAATAGAGCGCAGGAAGAAATTTCGTCTAGGCAGGATTGTATTACTGGGTGGTCGTAACGAGTGAAGGGAGTTTGGCCGCGTCTATGCGTGGCGCGGTCAAGCTCCCTTAAATATTCTCAGGCTAGAGCGCGAAGGCCCTTTGGGGCGTCAGGTTCAACCCTTCTACCCCTCACACGCCGGTGAACGAAAAAAGGCGCCTCTCGCGAGACGCCTTAATTCTGGAAATTATTCTGGACGGGTTAGTCCGTAACAGTCACTTTTTTCATAACATCCGGCTGACCGACAACGGCGCCGTTACCGCCTGTGCCAAGCTTGATGGCATCCACCACGTCCTGGCCGTCCGTCACACGGCCAACAACCGTGTATTGACCGTCCAGAAAAGGTGCCGCGTCAAACATGATAAAGAACTGGCTATTGGCGCTGTCGGGGCTTTGGGCCCGCGCCATACCAACCACGCCCTTTTCGAATGGAACGTCCGAAAATTCGGCTGGTAGATCAGGCAAATCGGAGCCACCAGTGCCTGCGCGGCGCATGTCGCTGCCCATTTTGCCGTGCTCTACATCACCGGTTTGGGCCATGAAACCGTCGATCACGCGGTGGAATACCACGCCGTCATAGGCACCGTCAGCCGCAAGCGAAGTGATTTGCGCCACGTGACGGGGTGCAACATCTTCGAGCAGATCAATCGTGACCGTCCCGTTGGCTTGACC is drawn from Sulfitobacter sp. S223 and contains these coding sequences:
- a CDS encoding M23 family metallopeptidase is translated as MRTKLAIKTDAFLEKYFPERRVFLKSDSDTRFIRLRPATQLIALAGSSALVAWAIVATAIILMDSIGSGNFREQAKRDQRTYQARLNDLSSQRDTRAEEALAAQERFNAALAQISVMQSELLTSETRRRELETGIDVIQSTLRDTMQDREAARSQVAQLQSDNGESIQVAASTAPMDFLADALARTAQERDKVIEDSQEALLIADELNQKIATMQEQNDTIFRQLEEAMTVSVAPLDRMFRAAGMPTDRILETVRRGYSGQGGPLTPLSFTTRGEKPTADTLRANRLINQLDRLNLYRLAASKAPFANPVQDSFRFTSQFGFRRDPKTGGRRMHSGVDFAARTGTPLYATADGVVTHAGWSSGYGRLVKIQHEFGIETRYAHQSKIRVKVGQRVSRGDRIGDMGATGRVTGVHLHYEVRVGGKAVNPMIYIKAANDVF
- a CDS encoding polymer-forming cytoskeletal protein; the protein is MFSKSKINDPAPSGAEPQKPAVPTSSAAPSAPPQKQNEFKASAPKAKPPASVLSADLHVTGNMKTTGDIQVEGTVEGDIRAHLLTIGETATIKGEVIADDVVINGRIVGRVRGLKVRLTSTARVEGDIIHKTIAIESGAHFEGSVQRQDDPLNPGAKSAPAQKANPAS
- a CDS encoding peptidylprolyl isomerase; its protein translation is MRKFVASALFATLTASSVAASGLVIEVEGQANGTVTIDLLEDVAPRHVAQITSLAADGAYDGVVFHRVIDGFMAQTGDVEHGKMGSDMRRAGTGGSDLPDLPAEFSDVPFEKGVVGMARAQSPDSANSQFFIMFDAAPFLDGQYTVVGRVTDGQDVVDAIKLGTGGNGAVVGQPDVMKKVTVTD